CGCCCGCCAATAGCACCCAAATTGCGCTGGCCATGAACTACCCACAGATCCCTGTCACTACACATAACACTTAATCCTAAATCGAACTGGCTTAAGGCTAGCCATCTCCGGAGACTAACTAAAACATCGGCTAACATACTACACTTGGGCGTCTCCTTCCGGGCCGGCGAGGCCAGCCATGGTGCGCAGAGCATCGACGTTGAGGCAGGTGAGCTTGGTGATGCAGGAGATGTCGTCCTCTATCAGTGGCTCATCGAAGCGGCGAAGCGGCGCAGTAGCGCCTCTGCCGCCGCCACCATCATGCGCTCCTTTGGGCCTAGGATGCCGAGTCCTTGGACCAGGTGGAGCGACGCACGCTGCGTGACCGGAGTGGTGGAGGGGTTGGCCGCCTTCCTAGCACTCCGCCTGGACGGTGCAGAAGTAGCGCGTGACTTGGGAGGGGCGGATGGACGACGGGGTGCAGACGCGTCGGAGAGGAGGGGCGCCGACGTGTCGCGAAAGAGCTGGGCAGCCGCCGAGCCATCTGGGCCAATCCACAGCTGTTGCACCTGCTGGGTGATTGGCCCCAGCCGCGTCTCGGTGGTGGCCGGCGTGGGGGCCGCACGGCAGGCTTGGATCGCGCCGGGCTGCATGCTTAGCTGGGGGGGCCACCTCTCCCCTAGCTGGAGGGCGTTGACCGGTTCCTCCTCAAACTCCATTGGGGCCGCCAGGGCATCAGCGATGGTCGCCTCCAACTCTAGCTGGCCTTGGTCAACGCGTGGGGGCGGCGGGAGCAGAGCCTCATCGTTACGGAAGAAGTCGGCAACGGGATCCTGGGTCGGCCGAGACGCAGCAGGAGGCGGcagtgggggtgggggtggtggggaggaggaggacaaCGGGCGAAGCAGTGGCAGGGGAGGGATGAGCCGCAAGGCCGCCTCCTGGCTGCGGCAGCCCTTGCCCCGACTGGCTCCTTCGATGTTGTCGGCGTGTGTGTGGAATGGCGGCCCAACAGCGTGTCTTTCCATGAGCGGTGGCCGCCCTGGCTGCCCTCGTGGTCATCGGGGTCACGACCCTTGCTCAGCTGCAGACCGTGGCAGCCGGAGGAGGCCACCGCCTGTGGCTGCCTTCTGCTCTGTCCCTGGCCGTCCTCCACATGTCGGGCCCAGGTGCCTGGATAAATCGCCGGGAACGGAGCATCGTCGTCAGAGTCTGAGGAGGGGAGGCCGCTCTGGCGCGAGCGGGAAGGCCTTGGCGTGGGCGGCATCCAGTCTTCCACCCTGTCCACATGGACGAGCATGTCATGCCGCCTGACTCCGGGGGGGTGGCGCGACCTCTCTGCTCGGCGGCGAGTAGCCGAGCATGGCCTCGACGCGCCCAGCGCCGCGCCCAGCGCCGCGCTTCGCGCACTAGATGATGCGCCTGGTGGGGATGTTGGCGACGTCCCAGACCCACACCTAGCAAGCAAAGGTCTTGGTGTGTCCCCGCTCATGGGTGCGGGTGTCGAGGCGATCGACGATGCACATGTCGCCGATGATCTCCGCCGCGCCCTCCAGGGACCAGAGCTGCATGGGGACCTTCTCGATGACCACGCGGACGTGGAGCGTGAAGTCTTGGTGCACGGCGTGGTCGTCCTCATGCCAGGGCTTGACGGTGAAGGCGACATCGTCGACGCTGATGGAGCCGGCGCGGACTGCGTTCTCGTGGTGCGCCGGGAGCTCGGAGTAGACGAAGAAGTCTTCAGGGTCGTGGCTGGTCACACGTAGCAGGTGGGGGGGATGCGCGGCTGCTCTTCGATGGCGCGGCCGATGGACAGGGGGCTGGCCGCGTGCCTCGGCGTGGCCGCCGTGAGGAGGACGGCGTTCTTCCGGAGGAGGAACTCCTGATGTTCGATGGCCGGGGTGGAGATCACCACCTTGTGGCTTGCCCGAGCCCGGCGGGAGGGGTCGAGGAGGTGCGCCTCGCGGTCCATGGATGGGACCGGTTGCGGCACCGGCAGGGGAGGCGGGGTGGGGAAGCGAAGCCTCGAGTGCACCGACACACGTCCGCGAGGGGACCGTGGCCTCGCTCCGGCAGACGCCCCGACAGTCTTCTTTGGATTCTTGGCGCACTCTCTACCAAAATGCCCAGGCAGCTTGCAAATGATGCAACGCAGCGGGTCTCTGCAATCTACACGGTGATGCTCGGTGCTGAGGCAGCGAAAGCAGAGGCCGTCGAAGCGGCTTAAGAAGCCCGCACGCCCATCATGGCCATTGATGGCCGCACCCCTGGTTGCTCGGTGTAACCGCTGGCGTCTGCTTCGGACCGCCGTCGTCTTGGCAGCTTGGCACGCCTTCCGGGACTTGACCGCCGTCCATCCATCCCCATCGCCCgaagaggaaaggggggaggggctcAAGGGAGGGCCTAACCACGATGGATCTAAGCCTCGACTGCCCTGCGGGTGGATCCGCCCTTGGACCGCCAGGAAGAGCGAGGGCGCGGCGCGGGAGCACTCACCCCGCAGCAGGATTCACGGCAAAGCACCGGGGAGGGCCGTTGACGCCGGCCGAGGCAGCCCTAGATCCGGTTCCGGGGAAGAACCGCTAGGCACGGGCGAGTCCGAGCGCCTGGGGAGGCGCCGTGATGGGGGGTGGGAACCATGGCGGCGCCGCAGGGCAGAGGAGGGGCTGTGGCCGCTGCGTCCGGAGTGGCGAGCGGAGGCGGGCTGCTAGCTCAGGAGAATACACGACTCTTGGATCCTGCGGTTTTAATTGAAAACGGTGTACTGCATGCGGAGATGTAACCATACTTGTTGTCATGCCAGGGCCTATGACTGCAACGGGCAAACCGGTGAACGCATGATCCATCCAAAATCTACCAAAACAAGCAAGGAAAGTTTATGGCTTTGCCGCGTTCCCGGCCCGAAACGGGCAgtcttgcaccttcacacgggatgGTGCAAATGTTCCCGGCCCTTCACCTGGCGCCACGCCAACGACCACTCGCGCGATacgctcaaaaaaaaaaaaaaacgacCACTCGCGCGAACCCATACTGCaccactagtactagtagcacccacTCAAAGCATCCCCACCTGGGCACCTCCCCTGCCGCCCTGTCCAGTCGCTACCTAATCTTCTTCCCATCACACACACAGCTCTCAGCGCGCACATGGACGCGAGCCAAGGCGTCCTCCTGTCCAGCGCCCTGGTCGGCGCCGGCGCCAATGGCGCTCCGGCGTGGCCGGAGCTGCTGGGCTCCGCGCACTGGGACGGCCTCCTCGACCCGCTCGACCTCACGCtccgccgcctcgtcctcctctgcgGCGACCTCTGCCAGGTCACCTACGACTCCTTCAACTCCGACCCCCACTCCAAGTACTGCGGCACCTGCCGCTTCTCCAGGGCCACGCTCTTCAGCCGCACGCAGTTCCCCGCCGCGGCCGACGTATCCGTGGCCGCCAACCTCTACGCCACCGCGGCCACCTGGCTGCCCCCGGGGCTCATGGTGCACTCCCTCTCCCGCGAGGCGTGGAGCAAGGAGTCCAACTGGGTCGGCTACGTCGCCGTGTCGACCGACGCCGCCGCGGCCGCCACGGGCCAGCGCGTCATCTACGTCGCGCTGCGCGGCACCATCCGGAACCTCGAGTGGGTGGACGTGCTCAAGCCCGACCTGGTCGCCCCCGACGCCATCCTGCCGGAGGGCGACCCGGCCCGCGGCCACGCGCGCGTCATGAAGGGCTGGTACGTCATATACACGTCCACCGACGAGCGCTCGCCCTTCTCCAAGTACAGCGCGCGCGACCAGCTGCTGGCGGCGGTGCGGGAGCTGGTCGCCAAGTACAAGGGCGAGAGCCTCAGCATCGTCTGCACCGGCCACAGCCTCGGCGCGTCGCTCGCCACGCTCTGCGCCTTCGACATGGTGGCCAACGGCGTGTCCAAGGTCGGCGACGCCCACTTCCCGGTCACGGCCATCGTGTTCGGGAGCCCGCAGGTCGGCAACCCGGAGTTCAAGAAGCGGTTCGACGAGCTGCCCGGCCTCCGCGCGCTGCACGTCAGGAACAAGCCCGACCTCATCCCGCTCTACCCGAGCAACCTCCTCGGCTACGccaacgtcggcgacgagctctccGTGAACTCTAAGAAGTCTCCCCACGTGAGGCCGGACACCACCAACGTCGGCGACTACCACAACCTGCAGGGTATCCTGCACACGGTGGCCGGATGGAACGGCGAGAAGGGCGAGTTCAAGCTGCAGGTGAACCGGAGCGTGGCGCTGGTGAACAAGTCCTCCGCCTTCCTCAAGGATGACAACCTCGTGCCGGAGTCGTGGTGGGTGGAAAGGAACAAGGGGATGGTGCTGGGGCCAACTGGTGAGTGGGAGCTGGAGCAGCCCGCTGAGGAGAACTTGCCCGTCCCGCCGGTTCTGACCGGGAAGGTCATCGACGACGATGTCGCTGCCACCATTAGCAGTAAGGAGCCCAAGATACCAGAGGATCAGGGCAAGAAGAAGACTAGTGGAACCAAGTTTCTCCCTGCGTGCTTTCGAGGGGTTAATTAGTTTGTGAATACGTGAATGATTGAACGACCgtgtgatttttatttatttttgttactaCTGTGAATAATGGCTTTTGAAATTTGATGGTCTGGTACAAACGTTTATGTGTGATGTGCCGTGTACTCT
The Triticum dicoccoides isolate Atlit2015 ecotype Zavitan chromosome 3A, WEW_v2.0, whole genome shotgun sequence genome window above contains:
- the LOC119268666 gene encoding phospholipase A1-II 5-like, whose amino-acid sequence is MDASQGVLLSSALVGAGANGAPAWPELLGSAHWDGLLDPLDLTLRRLVLLCGDLCQVTYDSFNSDPHSKYCGTCRFSRATLFSRTQFPAAADVSVAANLYATAATWLPPGLMVHSLSREAWSKESNWVGYVAVSTDAAAAATGQRVIYVALRGTIRNLEWVDVLKPDLVAPDAILPEGDPARGHARVMKGWYVIYTSTDERSPFSKYSARDQLLAAVRELVAKYKGESLSIVCTGHSLGASLATLCAFDMVANGVSKVGDAHFPVTAIVFGSPQVGNPEFKKRFDELPGLRALHVRNKPDLIPLYPSNLLGYANVGDELSVNSKKSPHVRPDTTNVGDYHNLQGILHTVAGWNGEKGEFKLQVNRSVALVNKSSAFLKDDNLVPESWWVERNKGMVLGPTGEWELEQPAEENLPVPPVLTGKVIDDDVAATISSKEPKIPEDQGKKKTSGTKFLPACFRGVN